The following coding sequences lie in one Arachis stenosperma cultivar V10309 chromosome 5, arast.V10309.gnm1.PFL2, whole genome shotgun sequence genomic window:
- the LOC130983116 gene encoding uncharacterized protein LOC130983116 — translation MGNQTPESADSNPYKKASPTTSVRNKPAVTKVEEYKAKMPYPQKLRQAEQDKQFACFADYLRTLEIKIPFAEALEQIPSYAKFMKEILSHKKDWRETEKVFLTEECSAVILKSLPEKLQDPGSFMIPCTLEGTCTKTALCDLGASINLIPASTIRKLGLTKEVKPTRICLQLADGSIKYPSGIIEDMIVKVGPFAFPTDFVVLEMEEHKSATLILGRPFLATGRTLIDIQKREVTLRVNEDEFKLNAVKAMQHPDTPIDCMGADIIDSLVEEINMTESLESELEDIFKDVQPDQEEPEETKEFLKIPQEEDKPPKPELKPLPPSLKYAFLGEGDTFPVIISSALNPQEEEALIQVLRTHKTALGWSISDLKGISPARCMHKILLENNAKPVVQPQRRLNPAMKEVVQKEVTKLLEARIIYPISDSPWVSPVQVVPKKGGMTVVHNEKNELVPTRTVTGWHMCIDYRRLNTATRKDHFPLPFIDQMLERLAGHDYYCFLDGYSGYNQIAVDPQDQEKTAFTCPSGVFAYRRMPFGLCNAPVTF, via the coding sequence atggggaatcagacacccgagagtgctgatagtaacccctataagaaggcttctccaaccacttctgtaaggaataaacctgcagtaactaaggttgaagaatataaagccaagatgccttatcctcagaaactccgccaagcggagcaggataagcaatttgcctgctttgcagactatctaaggactcttgaaataaagattccgtttgcagaggcacttgagcaaataccttcttatgctaagttcatgaaagagatcttaagtcataagaaggattggagagaaactgaaaaagtatttctcactgaagaatgcagtgcagtcattctgaaaagcttaccagaaaagcttcaagatccaggaagctttatgataccatgcacattagaaggtacttgcaccaagacagccctgtgtgaccttggagcaagcatcaatctaatacctgcatccactatcagaaagcttgggttgactaaagaagtcaaaccaacccggatatgcctccaacttgctgatggctccattaaatatccatcaggcataattgaggacatgattgtcaaggttgggccatttgcctttccaactgactttgtagtgctggaaatggaggagcacaagagtgcaactctcattctaggaagacctttcctagcaactggacgaactctcattgatatACAAAAaagggaagtaaccctgagagtcaatgaggatgagttcaagttgaatgctgtaaaagctatgcagcatccagacacaccaattgactgcatgggcgctgacattattgactctttggtggaagagatcaatatgactgaaagtctagaatcagagctagaggacatcttcaaggatgttcagcctgaccaggaagaaccagaggaaacaaaagaatttttgaaaattcctcaggaggaggataagcctcccaaacctgaactcaaaccactaccaccatccctgaagtatgcatttctgggagagggtgacacttttccagtgatcataagctctgctttaaatccacaggaagaggaagcactgattcaagtgctaaggacacacaagacagctcttgggtggtccataagtgatcttaagggcattagcccagcaagatgcatgcacaagatcctattggagaataatgccaaaccagtggtccaaccacaaaggcggctaaatccagccatgaaggaggtggtgcagaaagaggtcactaaattactagaggctaggattatttatcctatttctgatagcccctgggtgagccctgtccaagttgtccccaagaagggaggcatgacagtagttcataatgaaaaaaatgaactggttcctacaagaacagtcacagggtggcatatgtgtattgactacagaaggctcaatacagccaccagaaaggatcattttcctttaccattcatagaccaaatgctagaaagactagctggtcatgattattattgctttttggatggctattcaggttacaaccaaattgcagtagatcctcaagaccaagagaaaacagcatttacttgcccttctggcgtgtttgcctacaggaggatgccttttggtctgtgtaatgctcctgtaACCTTttag